A genomic window from Salvia splendens isolate huo1 unplaced genomic scaffold, SspV2 ctg152, whole genome shotgun sequence includes:
- the LOC121789155 gene encoding transmembrane protein 230-like, with protein sequence MASKRNVRYSRIADDDDDYNNGSGPTRHDPRFDYTPRSYDKVPWKSIALAIFLLLLGCLLILLAVFIFTGHMGGELSQAYGLLGLGLLTFVPGFYETRIAYYSWRGAQGYRFANIPDY encoded by the exons ATGGCATCTAAACGGAACGTCCGATATAGTCGTATTGCTGATGATGACGATGACTATAATAATGGTAGTGGTCCAACTCGACATGACCCTAGATTTGATTATACTCCCAGAAGCTATGACAAAGTTCCTTGGAAGTCGATAGCTCTTGCAATCTTTTTGCTGCTTCTTGGGTGTCTGCTTATCTTGCTTGCAGTTTTCATCTTCACTGGTCACATGGGAGGCGAGCTCTCCCAAGCTTATGGCCTCTTAGGACTAGGTTTGCTGACCTTCGTGCCAG GCTTCTATGAAACTCGGATTGCCTACTATTCGTGGAGAGGTGCCCAAGGATACCGGTTTGCCAACATTCCCGACTATTGA